The proteins below are encoded in one region of Rhododendron vialii isolate Sample 1 chromosome 7a, ASM3025357v1:
- the LOC131334447 gene encoding protein IQ-DOMAIN 32 isoform X2 produces the protein MGRSTASCFKIITCADPVDATDDVEAPEGKGSSQRGWSFRKRSARHRVLSNTVVTETSSSSYKESPQTATANLQTQPNPTSLEKTSAIPWTEEIPLLPASVNTKVCDTRVASEDDKLHHVNPDESVIVVIQASIRGFLAQKEMVKLKNVVKLQAAVRGHLVRRHAVGTLRCVQAIIKLQALVRARRARLLSEGSCTEGVLDGGHGKDKHSSQLLEKGNSVTKPMETYISIEKLLSNKFAHQLLESTPRTKRIHIKCDPSRSDSAWKWLERWMSVSSMEVEQPQKPEAAVEQQDQDKETGFAAEDCELTDINKTNTTGTLVLSKGDENLITSNSSDFEFQACQPSSSAKSENLEPPLTENANVENSKESSLELISDQTTQLESISQMEFNPISSKPELEKEQATSSLKRFAPEQVETEGKKFAFGMRKATNPAFIAVQSKFEELSSSATSVRSTNSNNKDVAVESYSDSISSTREVGPEENSVLHNLVVKVGRSESGTELSISSTLDSPYGSENGAMDVEHKAEDSEVGTSNLNSSKHLDIEADCETTITEADISYSNVGQPEKLDDGAMSESANSVAPGDSLQENVKSEPTTYDGGNGEPFNSSTAVDSLQENRKSEANVQIEPELVPGHHTDKSSPEASPRNHMADPEVQETPSSQVSVKGDKTRSGKRGSSRKRRSLAAGKQSPSNPNHDSGSKDSLEKLDKDHKTGKRRNSFGSGRPEDVDQEPRESNCSNSIPSYMQATESARAKALAASSPKSSPDVHDKEIYVKKRHSLPGANGRQGSPRVQRSSSRSQQGAKGNGPHERKWQR, from the exons ggcAAGGGTTCAAGTCAGCGTGGGTGGAGTTTCCGGAAGAGATCTGCCAGGCATCGAGTACTAAGCAACACTGTAGTTACAGAAACATCATCTTCTTCGTACAAGGAGAGCCCACAAACTGCTACTGCCAACTTGCAAACTCAACCAAATCCAACTTCACTGGAGAAAACCTCTGCAATACCATGGACAGAAGAGATACCCCTATTACCGGCTTCAGTGAATACAAAAGTGTGTGATACCAGAGTTGCTTCAGAGGATGATAAATTGCATCATGTCAACCCAGATGAGTCTGTCATTGTTGTCATCCAGGCTTCTATCAGAGGATTTTTG GCTCAGAAAGAAATGGTTAAGCTGAAGAATGTGGTTAAGTTGCAAGCTGCTGTACGTGGGCATTTGGTCCGGAGGCATGCTGTGGGAACTCTACGTTGTGTCCAAGCCATTATCAAATTGCAAGCTCTTGTACGTGCGCGTCGTGCTCGCCTTCTTTCTGAAGGGTCATGTACTGAAGGGGTGCTAGATGGTGGTCATGGGAAGGATAAACACAGTTCACAGCTCTTG GAAAAGGGCAATTCAGTAACGAAACCAATGGAAACATATATTTCCATTGAGAAGCTGCTTAGCAACAAGTTTGCTCATCAG CTGTTGGAGTCAACACCAAGGACCAAACGTATCCACATTAAGTGTGATCCTTCTAGATCTGATTCAGCTTGGAAATGGTTGGAGAGATGGATGTCTGTTTCATCAATGGAAGTTGAGCAACCACAGAAACCGGAGGCAGCGGTGGAGCAACAGGATCAGGACAAAGAAACTGGATTTGCAGCTGAAGATTGTGAGTTAACAGATATTAATAAGACCAATACCACGGGAACACTAGTGCTCTCTAAAGGTGATGAAAATTTGATAACTTCTAATTCAAGCGACTTTGAGTTCCAAGCATGCCAACCAAGCTCTTCTGCCAAAAGTGAGAATTTGGAGCCTCCACTTACTGAGAATGCAAACGTGGAAAACTCGAAAGAGAGCTCATTGGAGTTGATTTCCGATCAAACTACGCAATTGGAGTCAATTTCTCAGATGGAGTTCAATCCAATCTCTAGTAAGCCTGAATTGGAGAAGGAGCAGGCCACAAGTTCTTTGAAAAGGTTTGCTCCTGAACAAGTGGAGACTGAGGGAAAGAAGTTTGCGTTTGGGATGAGAAAGGCAACTAATCCTGCATTTATCGCTGttcagtcaaaatttgaagagctaAGCTCATCTGCCACTTCAGTCAGATCAACCAATTCTAACAATAAAGACGTTGCAGTTGAATCATATTCGGACTCAATCTCATCTACAAGGGAGGTTGGGCCAGAAGAGAACTCAGTTTTGCATAACTTGGTGGTTAAAGTTGGTCGCTCTGAATCTGGGACTGAACTCTCTATTTCTTCCACTCTTGATTCCCCCTACGGGTCTGAGAATGGGGCAATGGATGTTGAACACAAAGCAGAGGATTCAGAGGTAGGGACTAGTAATCTTAATAGCTCTAAACACCTAGATATTGAAGCCGATTGTGAGACTACCATCACAGAAGCTGATATATCCTATTCCAACGTGGGTCAGCCAGAGAAACTTGATGATGGCGCCATGAGTGAATCCGCCAATTCAGTTGCACCTGGAGATTCCTTACAGGAAAATGTCAAGTCAGAGCCAACTACATATGATGGTGGTAATGGCGAACCTTTCAATTCTTCCACAGCTGTAGATTCCTTGCAGGAAAATCGGAAGTCAGAGGCAAATGTCCAGATTGAGCCGGAGCTGGTCCCAGGTCATCATACGGACAAGTCATCACCAGAAGCATCTCCAAGGAACCACATGGCAGACCCTGAAGTCCAGGAAACACCTTCTAGTCAGGTATCAGTGAAAGGTGATAAAACTAGAAGTGGTAAACGAGGATCTAGCCGGAAACGTAGGTCTCTTGCAGCTGGTAAACAATCCCCTTCGAATCCTAACCATGATTCCGGCTCAAAGGATAGTTTAGAAAAATTGGATAAAGATCATAAAACTGGGAAGAGGCGGAATTCTTTTGGTTCTGGGAGACCTGAAGATGTTGATCAGGAACCTAGAGAGAGTAATTGTAGCAACTCTATCCCAAGTTATATGCAAGCTACGGAATCCGCGAGAGCCAAAGCTCTAGCAGCTAGCTCGCCAAAATCAAGCCCAGATGTGCATGACAAGGAGATCTACGTCAAGAAGAGACACTCACTTCCTGGTGCAAATGGACGGCAGGGATCTCCTCGCGTCCAGCGGTCATCATCTCGCTCACAGCAAGGTGCTAAGGGAAATGGTCCTCATG AGAGAAAGTGGCAAAGGTGA
- the LOC131334447 gene encoding protein IQ-DOMAIN 32 isoform X3, translating to MRAKLQGKGSSQRGWSFRKRSARHRVLSNTVVTETSSSSYKESPQTATANLQTQPNPTSLEKTSAIPWTEEIPLLPASVNTKVCDTRVASEDDKLHHVNPDESVIVVIQASIRGFLAQKEMVKLKNVVKLQAAVRGHLVRRHAVGTLRCVQAIIKLQALVRARRARLLSEGSCTEGVLDGGHGKDKHSSQLLEKGNSVTKPMETYISIEKLLSNKFAHQLLESTPRTKRIHIKCDPSRSDSAWKWLERWMSVSSMEVEQPQKPEAAVEQQDQDKETGFAAEDCELTDINKTNTTGTLVLSKGDENLITSNSSDFEFQACQPSSSAKSENLEPPLTENANVENSKESSLELISDQTTQLESISQMEFNPISSKPELEKEQATSSLKRFAPEQVETEGKKFAFGMRKATNPAFIAVQSKFEELSSSATSVRSTNSNNKDVAVESYSDSISSTREVGPEENSVLHNLVVKVGRSESGTELSISSTLDSPYGSENGAMDVEHKAEDSEVGTSNLNSSKHLDIEADCETTITEADISYSNVGQPEKLDDGAMSESANSVAPGDSLQENVKSEPTTYDGGNGEPFNSSTAVDSLQENRKSEANVQIEPELVPGHHTDKSSPEASPRNHMADPEVQETPSSQVSVKGDKTRSGKRGSSRKRRSLAAGKQSPSNPNHDSGSKDSLEKLDKDHKTGKRRNSFGSGRPEDVDQEPRESNCSNSIPSYMQATESARAKALAASSPKSSPDVHDKEIYVKKRHSLPGANGRQGSPRVQRSSSRSQQGAKGNGPHGIFLTTSCSFKIV from the exons ATGCGAGCAAAATTACAG ggcAAGGGTTCAAGTCAGCGTGGGTGGAGTTTCCGGAAGAGATCTGCCAGGCATCGAGTACTAAGCAACACTGTAGTTACAGAAACATCATCTTCTTCGTACAAGGAGAGCCCACAAACTGCTACTGCCAACTTGCAAACTCAACCAAATCCAACTTCACTGGAGAAAACCTCTGCAATACCATGGACAGAAGAGATACCCCTATTACCGGCTTCAGTGAATACAAAAGTGTGTGATACCAGAGTTGCTTCAGAGGATGATAAATTGCATCATGTCAACCCAGATGAGTCTGTCATTGTTGTCATCCAGGCTTCTATCAGAGGATTTTTG GCTCAGAAAGAAATGGTTAAGCTGAAGAATGTGGTTAAGTTGCAAGCTGCTGTACGTGGGCATTTGGTCCGGAGGCATGCTGTGGGAACTCTACGTTGTGTCCAAGCCATTATCAAATTGCAAGCTCTTGTACGTGCGCGTCGTGCTCGCCTTCTTTCTGAAGGGTCATGTACTGAAGGGGTGCTAGATGGTGGTCATGGGAAGGATAAACACAGTTCACAGCTCTTG GAAAAGGGCAATTCAGTAACGAAACCAATGGAAACATATATTTCCATTGAGAAGCTGCTTAGCAACAAGTTTGCTCATCAG CTGTTGGAGTCAACACCAAGGACCAAACGTATCCACATTAAGTGTGATCCTTCTAGATCTGATTCAGCTTGGAAATGGTTGGAGAGATGGATGTCTGTTTCATCAATGGAAGTTGAGCAACCACAGAAACCGGAGGCAGCGGTGGAGCAACAGGATCAGGACAAAGAAACTGGATTTGCAGCTGAAGATTGTGAGTTAACAGATATTAATAAGACCAATACCACGGGAACACTAGTGCTCTCTAAAGGTGATGAAAATTTGATAACTTCTAATTCAAGCGACTTTGAGTTCCAAGCATGCCAACCAAGCTCTTCTGCCAAAAGTGAGAATTTGGAGCCTCCACTTACTGAGAATGCAAACGTGGAAAACTCGAAAGAGAGCTCATTGGAGTTGATTTCCGATCAAACTACGCAATTGGAGTCAATTTCTCAGATGGAGTTCAATCCAATCTCTAGTAAGCCTGAATTGGAGAAGGAGCAGGCCACAAGTTCTTTGAAAAGGTTTGCTCCTGAACAAGTGGAGACTGAGGGAAAGAAGTTTGCGTTTGGGATGAGAAAGGCAACTAATCCTGCATTTATCGCTGttcagtcaaaatttgaagagctaAGCTCATCTGCCACTTCAGTCAGATCAACCAATTCTAACAATAAAGACGTTGCAGTTGAATCATATTCGGACTCAATCTCATCTACAAGGGAGGTTGGGCCAGAAGAGAACTCAGTTTTGCATAACTTGGTGGTTAAAGTTGGTCGCTCTGAATCTGGGACTGAACTCTCTATTTCTTCCACTCTTGATTCCCCCTACGGGTCTGAGAATGGGGCAATGGATGTTGAACACAAAGCAGAGGATTCAGAGGTAGGGACTAGTAATCTTAATAGCTCTAAACACCTAGATATTGAAGCCGATTGTGAGACTACCATCACAGAAGCTGATATATCCTATTCCAACGTGGGTCAGCCAGAGAAACTTGATGATGGCGCCATGAGTGAATCCGCCAATTCAGTTGCACCTGGAGATTCCTTACAGGAAAATGTCAAGTCAGAGCCAACTACATATGATGGTGGTAATGGCGAACCTTTCAATTCTTCCACAGCTGTAGATTCCTTGCAGGAAAATCGGAAGTCAGAGGCAAATGTCCAGATTGAGCCGGAGCTGGTCCCAGGTCATCATACGGACAAGTCATCACCAGAAGCATCTCCAAGGAACCACATGGCAGACCCTGAAGTCCAGGAAACACCTTCTAGTCAGGTATCAGTGAAAGGTGATAAAACTAGAAGTGGTAAACGAGGATCTAGCCGGAAACGTAGGTCTCTTGCAGCTGGTAAACAATCCCCTTCGAATCCTAACCATGATTCCGGCTCAAAGGATAGTTTAGAAAAATTGGATAAAGATCATAAAACTGGGAAGAGGCGGAATTCTTTTGGTTCTGGGAGACCTGAAGATGTTGATCAGGAACCTAGAGAGAGTAATTGTAGCAACTCTATCCCAAGTTATATGCAAGCTACGGAATCCGCGAGAGCCAAAGCTCTAGCAGCTAGCTCGCCAAAATCAAGCCCAGATGTGCATGACAAGGAGATCTACGTCAAGAAGAGACACTCACTTCCTGGTGCAAATGGACGGCAGGGATCTCCTCGCGTCCAGCGGTCATCATCTCGCTCACAGCAAGGTGCTAAGGGAAATGGTCCTCATGGTATTTTCTTAACCACCTCCTGTTCTTTTAAGATAGTATAG
- the LOC131334448 gene encoding uncharacterized protein LOC131334448 isoform X2, whose translation MWDAQRISGPSVLHFPNTSTKKLGERERERMLKFLSKVRIEFNALDPRTAACMEFLAQCNARKAKESNPSCQLLVKRRTDDHPPQITVTFVNGVEEVFDATSTPAQSIRAMILEKGQMLETEQMFRDAGEKWPVVIPEEEIHHHAPGTKPRKAEDKKQ comes from the exons ATGTGGGATGCTCAGCGCATAAGTGGGCCTTCTGTACTTCACTTCCCAAACACGAGCACAAAGAagttag gagagagagagagagagagaatgctgAAGTTCCTGTCGAAGGTCCGAATTGAATTCAACGCACTGGACCCACGCACGGCGGCGTGCATGGAGTTCCTGGCCCAGTGCAACGCGCGGAAGGCCAAGGAATCGAACCCGTCGTGTCAGCTCCTGGTCAAGCGGCGCACCGACGACCACCCGCCGCAGATCACGGTCACGTTCGTCAACGGCGTCGAGGAGGTCTTCGACGCCACTTCCACCCCGGCCCAGAGCATCAGGGCCATGATCCTGGAGAAGGGTCAGATGCTCGAGACCGAGCAGATGTTTCGCGACGCCGGCGAGAAGTGGCCCGTTGTTATTCCGGAGGAGGAGATTCACCACCACGCCCCTGGGACTAAG CCAAGGAAAGCGGAAGATAAGAAGCAGTGA
- the LOC131334447 gene encoding protein IQ-DOMAIN 32 isoform X1: MGRSTASCFKIITCADPVDATDDVEAPEGKGSSQRGWSFRKRSARHRVLSNTVVTETSSSSYKESPQTATANLQTQPNPTSLEKTSAIPWTEEIPLLPASVNTKVCDTRVASEDDKLHHVNPDESVIVVIQASIRGFLAQKEMVKLKNVVKLQAAVRGHLVRRHAVGTLRCVQAIIKLQALVRARRARLLSEGSCTEGVLDGGHGKDKHSSQLLEKGNSVTKPMETYISIEKLLSNKFAHQLLESTPRTKRIHIKCDPSRSDSAWKWLERWMSVSSMEVEQPQKPEAAVEQQDQDKETGFAAEDCELTDINKTNTTGTLVLSKGDENLITSNSSDFEFQACQPSSSAKSENLEPPLTENANVENSKESSLELISDQTTQLESISQMEFNPISSKPELEKEQATSSLKRFAPEQVETEGKKFAFGMRKATNPAFIAVQSKFEELSSSATSVRSTNSNNKDVAVESYSDSISSTREVGPEENSVLHNLVVKVGRSESGTELSISSTLDSPYGSENGAMDVEHKAEDSEVGTSNLNSSKHLDIEADCETTITEADISYSNVGQPEKLDDGAMSESANSVAPGDSLQENVKSEPTTYDGGNGEPFNSSTAVDSLQENRKSEANVQIEPELVPGHHTDKSSPEASPRNHMADPEVQETPSSQVSVKGDKTRSGKRGSSRKRRSLAAGKQSPSNPNHDSGSKDSLEKLDKDHKTGKRRNSFGSGRPEDVDQEPRESNCSNSIPSYMQATESARAKALAASSPKSSPDVHDKEIYVKKRHSLPGANGRQGSPRVQRSSSRSQQGAKGNGPHGIFLTTSCSFKIV, encoded by the exons ggcAAGGGTTCAAGTCAGCGTGGGTGGAGTTTCCGGAAGAGATCTGCCAGGCATCGAGTACTAAGCAACACTGTAGTTACAGAAACATCATCTTCTTCGTACAAGGAGAGCCCACAAACTGCTACTGCCAACTTGCAAACTCAACCAAATCCAACTTCACTGGAGAAAACCTCTGCAATACCATGGACAGAAGAGATACCCCTATTACCGGCTTCAGTGAATACAAAAGTGTGTGATACCAGAGTTGCTTCAGAGGATGATAAATTGCATCATGTCAACCCAGATGAGTCTGTCATTGTTGTCATCCAGGCTTCTATCAGAGGATTTTTG GCTCAGAAAGAAATGGTTAAGCTGAAGAATGTGGTTAAGTTGCAAGCTGCTGTACGTGGGCATTTGGTCCGGAGGCATGCTGTGGGAACTCTACGTTGTGTCCAAGCCATTATCAAATTGCAAGCTCTTGTACGTGCGCGTCGTGCTCGCCTTCTTTCTGAAGGGTCATGTACTGAAGGGGTGCTAGATGGTGGTCATGGGAAGGATAAACACAGTTCACAGCTCTTG GAAAAGGGCAATTCAGTAACGAAACCAATGGAAACATATATTTCCATTGAGAAGCTGCTTAGCAACAAGTTTGCTCATCAG CTGTTGGAGTCAACACCAAGGACCAAACGTATCCACATTAAGTGTGATCCTTCTAGATCTGATTCAGCTTGGAAATGGTTGGAGAGATGGATGTCTGTTTCATCAATGGAAGTTGAGCAACCACAGAAACCGGAGGCAGCGGTGGAGCAACAGGATCAGGACAAAGAAACTGGATTTGCAGCTGAAGATTGTGAGTTAACAGATATTAATAAGACCAATACCACGGGAACACTAGTGCTCTCTAAAGGTGATGAAAATTTGATAACTTCTAATTCAAGCGACTTTGAGTTCCAAGCATGCCAACCAAGCTCTTCTGCCAAAAGTGAGAATTTGGAGCCTCCACTTACTGAGAATGCAAACGTGGAAAACTCGAAAGAGAGCTCATTGGAGTTGATTTCCGATCAAACTACGCAATTGGAGTCAATTTCTCAGATGGAGTTCAATCCAATCTCTAGTAAGCCTGAATTGGAGAAGGAGCAGGCCACAAGTTCTTTGAAAAGGTTTGCTCCTGAACAAGTGGAGACTGAGGGAAAGAAGTTTGCGTTTGGGATGAGAAAGGCAACTAATCCTGCATTTATCGCTGttcagtcaaaatttgaagagctaAGCTCATCTGCCACTTCAGTCAGATCAACCAATTCTAACAATAAAGACGTTGCAGTTGAATCATATTCGGACTCAATCTCATCTACAAGGGAGGTTGGGCCAGAAGAGAACTCAGTTTTGCATAACTTGGTGGTTAAAGTTGGTCGCTCTGAATCTGGGACTGAACTCTCTATTTCTTCCACTCTTGATTCCCCCTACGGGTCTGAGAATGGGGCAATGGATGTTGAACACAAAGCAGAGGATTCAGAGGTAGGGACTAGTAATCTTAATAGCTCTAAACACCTAGATATTGAAGCCGATTGTGAGACTACCATCACAGAAGCTGATATATCCTATTCCAACGTGGGTCAGCCAGAGAAACTTGATGATGGCGCCATGAGTGAATCCGCCAATTCAGTTGCACCTGGAGATTCCTTACAGGAAAATGTCAAGTCAGAGCCAACTACATATGATGGTGGTAATGGCGAACCTTTCAATTCTTCCACAGCTGTAGATTCCTTGCAGGAAAATCGGAAGTCAGAGGCAAATGTCCAGATTGAGCCGGAGCTGGTCCCAGGTCATCATACGGACAAGTCATCACCAGAAGCATCTCCAAGGAACCACATGGCAGACCCTGAAGTCCAGGAAACACCTTCTAGTCAGGTATCAGTGAAAGGTGATAAAACTAGAAGTGGTAAACGAGGATCTAGCCGGAAACGTAGGTCTCTTGCAGCTGGTAAACAATCCCCTTCGAATCCTAACCATGATTCCGGCTCAAAGGATAGTTTAGAAAAATTGGATAAAGATCATAAAACTGGGAAGAGGCGGAATTCTTTTGGTTCTGGGAGACCTGAAGATGTTGATCAGGAACCTAGAGAGAGTAATTGTAGCAACTCTATCCCAAGTTATATGCAAGCTACGGAATCCGCGAGAGCCAAAGCTCTAGCAGCTAGCTCGCCAAAATCAAGCCCAGATGTGCATGACAAGGAGATCTACGTCAAGAAGAGACACTCACTTCCTGGTGCAAATGGACGGCAGGGATCTCCTCGCGTCCAGCGGTCATCATCTCGCTCACAGCAAGGTGCTAAGGGAAATGGTCCTCATGGTATTTTCTTAACCACCTCCTGTTCTTTTAAGATAGTATAG
- the LOC131334450 gene encoding auxin-induced protein 6B-like: protein MSACSKIRHIVRLRQMLRRWRKRAAMGSATRRSIPSDVPAGHVAVCVGAGCRRFVVRASYLNHPLFRKLLVQAEEEYGFANTGPLTIPCDESVFEEILRYLARAESSNSARFAKLEDFQRYCHLDFWPESRPLLNGFVDKSIW, encoded by the coding sequence ATGTCAGCCTGCAGCAAAATCCGCCACATCGTCAGACTCCGCCAGATGTTGCGGAGGTGGCGCAAGAGGGCGGCGATGGGCAGCGCCACCCGCCGCAGTATCCCGTCTGACGTGCCTGCCGGACACGTGGCGGTGTGCGTGGGCGCCGGTTGCAGGAGATTCGTGGTGCGCGCGTCGTACCTGAACCACCCCTTGTTCCGAAAGCTATTGGTCCAGGCTGAGGAAGAGTACGGGTTCGCCAATACGGGCCCGCTGACCATTCCCTGCGACGAGTCCGTATTCGAGGAGATCCTGCGGTACTTGGCCCGGGCTGAGTCCAGTAACTCGGCCCGGTTTGCCAAACTTGAGGATTTTCAGAGATACTGCCACCTGGACTTCTGGCCCGAATCTCGACCGCTCCTTAACGGGTTCGTTGATAAGTCCATTTGGTAA
- the LOC131334449 gene encoding probable methyltransferase At1g29790 yields MGSVSLKIGDGTARFKRATLCSSAVNLLMLFSVLTTNLFALYAFTSSKSHPFHQTHKNISLISEQVSLILREIDSSQKKLVQMEKQLLGYESIDLSRPNIANELKIFLQRHQLPLGKDSRTGITELVASVGHSCEKSVDLLSEYMSYKVNGLCPDDWSLGQKLILRGCEPLPRRRCFAKVIPKMGFLSFPVSLWHNVSDKVLSWSGIGCKSLACVNGKKLSKDCVGCFDLGNWNENQRYVKARGKNDFLINDVLNLGSGGIRIGFDLGGGSGTFAARMAERNVTVVTATLNIDAPYSEFIAARGLFPLYLSLDHRFPFHDNVFDIVHTGSALDVGGRPEKLEFLMFDIDRILRAGGLFWLDNFSCASDEKKNALTRLIERFGYKKLKWVVGEKINGGEKPEVYLSAVLQKPVRV; encoded by the coding sequence ATGGGTTCAGTCTCACTCAAGATCGGTGACGGAACAGCGAGATTCAAGAGAGCAACACTCTGTTCTTCCGCAGTAAACCTCCTCATGCTCTTCTCAGTCCTCACAACCAACCTCTTCGCTCTCTACGCCTTCACATCATCCAAATCCCACCCTTTTCACCAAACCCACAAAAACATCTCCCTCATTTCAGAACAAGTCTCACTTATCCTGAGAGAAATAGATTCTTCCCAAAAGAAGCTGGTCCAGATGGAAAAACAGCTTCTGGGCTACGAAAGCATCGATCTTTCTCGACCCAATATAGCAAACGAGCTCAAGATCTTCCTCCAACGCCACCAGCTGCCTCTGGGGAAAGATTCAAGAACTGGGATCACTGAATTGGTGGCTTCTGTGGGCCATTCTTGTGAGAAATCAGTGGATTTGTTGTCTGAGTATATGAGTTATAAAGTCAATGGGCTTTGCCCTGATGATTGGAGCCTTGGTCAGAAGCTGATTTTGAGAGGGTGTGAACCTTTGCCTAGGAGGAGGTGCTTTGCTAAGGTAATTCCTAAAATGGGGTTCTTGTCTTTTCCTGTTTCTCTTTGGCATAATGTTAGTGATAAGGTTTTGAGTTGGAGTGGAATTGGGTGTAAGAGTTTAGCTTGTGTGAATGGTAAGAAACTGAGTAAAGATTGTGTTGGTTGCTTTGACTTGGGTAATTGGAATGAGAATCAAAGGTATGTTAAGGCTAGAGGGAAGAATGATTTCCTTATAAATGACGTGTTGAATTTGGGAAGCGGTGGGATCAGAATTGGGTTTGATCTTGGTGGTGGGTCTGGCACATTTGCTGCTAGAATGGCTGAGAGGAATGTTACCGTAGTCACTGCCACACTGAATATCGATGCCCCGTATAGTGAGTTCATCGCCGCTAGAGGACTTTTCCCTCTGTACTTGAGTTTGGATCACAGGTTTCCATTTCACGATAATGTGTTCGATATAGTTCATACAGGAAGTGCATTAGATGTTGGGGGTCGACCGGAGAAGTTGGAGTTCTTAATGTTTGATATCGACCGGATTTTGAGGGCTGGTGGGCTGTTTTGGCTGGACAACTTTTCTTGTGCTAgtgatgaaaagaaaaatgcttTGACGCGGTTGATTGAGCGATTCGGGTATAAAAAGCTGAAATGGGTCGTGGGAGAGAAGATTAATGGGGGAGAGAAACCTGAGGTTTATTTGTCTGCTGTTCTACAAAAACCAGTAAGAGTATGA
- the LOC131334448 gene encoding uncharacterized protein LOC131334448 isoform X3, producing MLKFLSKVRIEFNALDPRTAACMEFLAQCNARKAKESNPSCQLLVKRRTDDHPPQITVTFVNGVEEVFDATSTPAQSIRAMILEKGQMLETEQMFRDAGEKWPVVIPEEEIHHHAPGTKPRKAEDKKQ from the exons atgctgAAGTTCCTGTCGAAGGTCCGAATTGAATTCAACGCACTGGACCCACGCACGGCGGCGTGCATGGAGTTCCTGGCCCAGTGCAACGCGCGGAAGGCCAAGGAATCGAACCCGTCGTGTCAGCTCCTGGTCAAGCGGCGCACCGACGACCACCCGCCGCAGATCACGGTCACGTTCGTCAACGGCGTCGAGGAGGTCTTCGACGCCACTTCCACCCCGGCCCAGAGCATCAGGGCCATGATCCTGGAGAAGGGTCAGATGCTCGAGACCGAGCAGATGTTTCGCGACGCCGGCGAGAAGTGGCCCGTTGTTATTCCGGAGGAGGAGATTCACCACCACGCCCCTGGGACTAAG CCAAGGAAAGCGGAAGATAAGAAGCAGTGA
- the LOC131334448 gene encoding uncharacterized protein LOC131334448 isoform X1 yields MWDAQRISGPSVLHFPNTSTKKERERERERMLKFLSKVRIEFNALDPRTAACMEFLAQCNARKAKESNPSCQLLVKRRTDDHPPQITVTFVNGVEEVFDATSTPAQSIRAMILEKGQMLETEQMFRDAGEKWPVVIPEEEIHHHAPGTKPRKAEDKKQ; encoded by the exons ATGTGGGATGCTCAGCGCATAAGTGGGCCTTCTGTACTTCACTTCCCAAACACGAGCACAAAGAa agagagagagagagagagagagagaatgctgAAGTTCCTGTCGAAGGTCCGAATTGAATTCAACGCACTGGACCCACGCACGGCGGCGTGCATGGAGTTCCTGGCCCAGTGCAACGCGCGGAAGGCCAAGGAATCGAACCCGTCGTGTCAGCTCCTGGTCAAGCGGCGCACCGACGACCACCCGCCGCAGATCACGGTCACGTTCGTCAACGGCGTCGAGGAGGTCTTCGACGCCACTTCCACCCCGGCCCAGAGCATCAGGGCCATGATCCTGGAGAAGGGTCAGATGCTCGAGACCGAGCAGATGTTTCGCGACGCCGGCGAGAAGTGGCCCGTTGTTATTCCGGAGGAGGAGATTCACCACCACGCCCCTGGGACTAAG CCAAGGAAAGCGGAAGATAAGAAGCAGTGA